The proteins below come from a single Staphylococcus sp. MI 10-1553 genomic window:
- the folK gene encoding 2-amino-4-hydroxy-6-hydroxymethyldihydropteridine diphosphokinase, translated as MIDAYLGLGSNMGDREAQLKAAIDLLDAHDKINVVAISSIYETKPVGYTEQPDFLNLCLHIQTQLSAQDLLKVALETEAELHRVRKVRWGPRTIDIDILLYGDEIIEEDDLTVPHPRMTERAFVMVPLNDIASNVIEPHSGQKIQQIVPNDDTVVKYKEIL; from the coding sequence ATGATTGATGCGTATTTAGGTTTAGGTAGTAACATGGGTGACCGAGAAGCACAATTAAAAGCGGCGATTGATTTATTAGATGCCCATGACAAGATTAATGTTGTCGCGATTTCATCTATTTATGAAACGAAGCCTGTCGGATATACAGAACAACCTGACTTTTTGAATTTATGCTTACACATTCAAACACAGCTTTCTGCACAAGACTTGTTAAAGGTCGCTTTAGAAACTGAGGCAGAATTACATCGTGTACGTAAAGTGCGATGGGGCCCGCGTACAATAGATATTGACATTTTATTGTACGGCGACGAAATCATTGAAGAGGATGATTTAACGGTGCCGCATCCGCGTATGACTGAACGTGCTTTTGTGATGGTTCCGTTAAATGATATTGCTTCCAATGTAATCGAACCGCATTCGGGCCAAAAAATTCAACAGATCGTACCTAATGATGATACAGTAGTAAAATATAAAGAAATATTGTGA
- the folB gene encoding dihydroneopterin aldolase, translating to MEDKIFLQGLEFYAYHGALPAENEIGQIFTVDVEMKVDLSVAGTSDRVEDTVHYGEVYEDIKVIMHDSAVQLIEHLAERIALRINSHYNRVMETKVRITKKNPPIPGYYQGVGVEIVRVNNHD from the coding sequence ATGGAAGATAAAATATTTTTACAAGGACTTGAATTTTATGCGTATCATGGCGCGCTCCCTGCAGAAAATGAAATCGGTCAAATTTTTACCGTTGATGTTGAAATGAAAGTGGATTTAAGTGTAGCAGGTACATCTGATCGCGTGGAAGATACCGTGCATTACGGCGAAGTATATGAAGACATTAAAGTCATTATGCATGATTCCGCTGTGCAATTAATTGAACATCTTGCGGAACGTATTGCATTACGTATAAATTCACACTATAATCGTGTAATGGAAACGAAAGTTAGAATCACTAAAAAAAATCCACCTATTCCTGGTTATTATCAAGGTGTCGGTGTAGAAATTGTGAGGGTGAATAACCATGATTGA
- the folP gene encoding dihydropteroate synthase, giving the protein MPQTQIMGILNVTPDSFSDGGRFNEVDRAVEHATKMVEQGAHIIDVGGVSTRPGHEEVTVEEELARVIPVVEALQHLDVTISVDTFRSEVAEAALEAGATMINDQWAGLYDTRMFQVVAKYDAELILMHNGDGKRDVPVMDEMLVMLLKQANKAVLAGINRERIWLDPGIGFAKTREEEQEVMSRLDELVATGYKVLLATSRKRLIKFLLGGDNQVDERDEATAATTAYGIMKGVHGVRVHNVLMNARLAKTMDALKGYEDGR; this is encoded by the coding sequence ATGCCACAAACACAAATTATGGGTATTTTAAATGTCACACCGGATTCGTTTTCAGATGGTGGACGCTTTAATGAAGTTGATCGGGCGGTTGAACATGCTACAAAGATGGTCGAACAAGGCGCACATATCATTGATGTAGGAGGTGTATCCACACGTCCAGGTCACGAGGAAGTCACAGTGGAGGAAGAACTCGCACGTGTCATTCCAGTCGTTGAAGCTTTACAACATTTGGACGTAACCATTTCAGTCGATACATTTCGAAGTGAAGTTGCGGAAGCTGCACTTGAAGCGGGCGCCACAATGATTAATGATCAGTGGGCAGGGCTCTATGATACACGCATGTTTCAAGTGGTTGCAAAATATGATGCAGAACTCATTTTAATGCACAATGGTGATGGGAAGCGAGACGTACCAGTCATGGACGAAATGCTCGTCATGTTATTAAAGCAAGCGAATAAAGCTGTGCTCGCAGGGATTAATCGCGAACGTATTTGGCTTGATCCGGGTATTGGATTTGCGAAAACGCGTGAAGAGGAGCAAGAAGTGATGTCGCGGTTAGACGAACTTGTGGCAACAGGTTATAAAGTCTTGTTAGCGACGAGTCGAAAACGTTTGATTAAATTTTTGCTCGGTGGCGACAATCAAGTTGATGAACGCGATGAAGCGACGGCAGCCACGACAGCTTACGGTATTATGAAAGGTGTACATGGCGTCCGCGTACATAACGTTTTAATGAATGCACGCCTTGCCAAAACGATGGATGCGTTGAAAGGATATGAAGATGGAAGATAA
- the cysK gene encoding cysteine synthase A, with amino-acid sequence MVRKPVDNITDIIGQTPVVKLRHQAGEDAADIYVKLEYQNPGGSVKDRIALAMIEQAEKEGKIKPGDTIVEPTSGNTGIGLAFVCAAKGYKAVFTMPETMSMERRNLLKAYGAELVLTPGAEAMKGAIKKAKELKETHGYFEPQQFENPANPKVHELTTGPELVEQFEGRTIDAFLAGVGTGGTLSGAGKVLKEKYPDIQIVAIEPEDSPVLSGGEPGPHKLQGLGAGFVPGTLNTEIYDEIIKVGNEVAMETSRRVAKEEGILGGISSGAAIYAAIQKAKELGKGKTVVTVLPSNGERYLSTPLYNFE; translated from the coding sequence ATGGTCAGAAAACCAGTGGACAATATTACAGACATTATTGGTCAAACGCCTGTTGTTAAGTTACGTCATCAAGCAGGTGAAGATGCTGCGGACATTTATGTGAAATTAGAATATCAAAATCCAGGCGGTTCTGTGAAAGACCGTATTGCCTTAGCGATGATTGAACAAGCAGAAAAAGAAGGCAAAATTAAGCCGGGTGACACAATTGTCGAGCCTACTTCAGGAAACACAGGTATTGGTTTAGCATTTGTATGTGCAGCAAAAGGTTATAAAGCAGTTTTCACAATGCCTGAAACAATGAGTATGGAACGTCGTAATTTATTAAAAGCTTACGGTGCAGAACTCGTATTGACACCAGGTGCAGAAGCAATGAAAGGCGCTATTAAAAAAGCAAAAGAACTTAAAGAGACACATGGTTATTTTGAACCACAACAATTCGAAAACCCAGCTAACCCCAAAGTGCATGAATTAACAACAGGTCCAGAACTTGTAGAACAATTTGAAGGCCGTACAATCGACGCCTTTTTAGCAGGTGTAGGTACGGGTGGTACATTGTCAGGTGCTGGTAAAGTGTTAAAAGAAAAATACCCAGACATTCAAATCGTTGCCATTGAACCTGAAGACTCACCAGTATTAAGTGGTGGTGAGCCAGGTCCTCATAAATTACAAGGTTTAGGTGCGGGCTTCGTGCCAGGTACGTTAAACACAGAGATTTATGATGAAATTATTAAAGTTGGTAACGAAGTGGCGATGGAAACATCTCGTCGTGTCGCTAAAGAAGAAGGTATTTTAGGCGGTATTTCTTCAGGTGCGGCAATTTATGCAGCGATTCAAAAAGCGAAAGAATTAGGTAAAGGTAAGACAGTCGTAACGGTATTGCCAAGTAATGGTGAACGTTACCTTTCTACACCACTTTATAATTTTGAATAA
- the hslO gene encoding Hsp33 family molecular chaperone HslO, giving the protein MTHDYLVKALAFNGEIRAYSVNATETIQEAQKRHYTWPTASAALGRTMTASLMMGAMLKGDQKLTVTVDGDGPIGKIIADADAKGKVRGYVTNPQTHFPLNEQGKLDVRRAVGTTGAINVVKDVGMRDYYTGSSPIISGELGEDFTYYFANSEQVPSSVGVGVLVNPDNSIKAAGGFILQVMPGAKDETIDRLEAAISTMKPVSTLIDEGLTPEEMLETILGKENVTILESMPTGFECNCSHDKFLNAIKGLGQAEIEDMIAKDRGAEAECHFCRSRYEFSEDELKALLAEMPS; this is encoded by the coding sequence ATGACACATGACTATTTAGTAAAAGCGTTGGCCTTTAACGGAGAAATCCGCGCATATAGCGTAAACGCAACAGAAACAATTCAAGAAGCACAAAAGCGTCATTATACATGGCCAACTGCATCTGCAGCTTTAGGTCGTACAATGACAGCAAGTTTAATGATGGGTGCCATGTTAAAAGGGGACCAAAAATTAACAGTAACGGTAGATGGCGACGGCCCAATCGGTAAAATTATTGCTGATGCAGATGCAAAAGGGAAAGTGAGAGGCTATGTGACGAACCCTCAAACACACTTCCCACTCAATGAACAAGGTAAATTAGATGTGCGTCGTGCGGTCGGAACAACTGGTGCAATCAACGTCGTAAAAGATGTGGGCATGCGTGATTATTACACTGGTAGTAGCCCTATCATTTCAGGTGAACTCGGTGAAGACTTCACATATTATTTTGCCAACAGTGAACAAGTCCCTTCATCAGTCGGTGTCGGTGTACTTGTCAACCCAGATAACTCTATTAAAGCAGCTGGCGGATTTATCCTTCAAGTGATGCCTGGCGCCAAAGATGAAACAATCGATCGTTTAGAAGCAGCGATTAGCACGATGAAACCTGTATCGACATTAATTGATGAAGGTTTAACACCGGAAGAAATGTTAGAAACGATTTTAGGTAAAGAAAATGTGACGATTTTAGAAAGTATGCCGACTGGATTTGAATGTAACTGTAGTCACGATAAATTTTTAAATGCGATTAAAGGTTTAGGTCAAGCCGAAATTGAAGATATGATTGCAAAAGATCGCGGTGCAGAAGCGGAATGTCATTTCTGTCGCTCACGTTATGAATTTTCCGAAGACGAATTGAAAGCGTTACTTGCTGAAATGCCATCTTAA
- the ftsH gene encoding ATP-dependent zinc metalloprotease FtsH, protein MQKAFRNVLFIAIVGVVIFGLFSWINGNGNVPKELTYTQFIQKLDDGELKSLEIQPENNVYKVSGKLKNNDDYASTILFNNDQELNKVTETAKDQKGLDFTVKEEEGQSVFVSIISTLIPVLVIALLFIFFLSQAQGGGGGGRMMNFGKSKAKMYDSQKGRVRFTDVAGADEEKQELIEIVDFLKDNKKFKQMGSRIPKGVLLVGPPGTGKTLLARAVAGEAGVPFFSISGSDFVEMFVGVGASRVRDLFENAKKNAPCIIFIDEIDAVGRQRGAGVGGGHDEREQTLNQLLVEMDGFGENEGIIMIAATNRPDILDPALLRPGRFDRQIQVGRPDVTGREAILHVHAKNKPLDETVDLKAIAQRTPGFSGADLENLLNEASLIAARSGKKKIDMRDIEEATDRVIAGPAKKSRVISEKERNIVAHHEAGHTIIGMVLDEAEVVHKVTIVPRGQAGGYAMMLPKQDRFLMTEPELLDKICGLLGGRVAEDIIFNEVSTGASNDFERATQIAREMVTKYGMSKKLGTVQFSHGGGQVFLGKDMSGEPEYSGQIAFEIDKEVQRIIKEQYERCKQILLDHESQLKLIAKTLLTEETLVAEQIQSLFHEGHLPEVNYDDAKVVNHSENKAFDEGKYGKSYDDIRREQEELTERANRGQSERRNEDDTTSETDSKDSEDTQQNDNGDTTGYEQEPNIDSPGKDQPPRQ, encoded by the coding sequence ATGCAGAAAGCTTTTCGTAATGTGCTGTTTATAGCCATTGTCGGCGTTGTTATCTTTGGGCTATTTTCATGGATTAACGGCAATGGAAATGTACCTAAAGAGTTAACTTACACGCAATTTATTCAAAAGTTGGATGATGGAGAACTGAAATCTTTAGAAATTCAACCAGAAAATAACGTCTATAAAGTGAGCGGTAAGTTAAAAAATAATGACGATTATGCTTCAACAATTTTGTTTAATAATGATCAAGAATTGAATAAAGTTACTGAAACAGCCAAAGACCAAAAAGGATTAGATTTTACTGTTAAAGAAGAAGAAGGACAGAGTGTATTTGTAAGTATTATTTCTACATTAATTCCTGTTTTAGTGATTGCTTTACTCTTTATTTTCTTCCTTAGCCAAGCACAAGGCGGCGGTGGTGGCGGTCGTATGATGAACTTTGGTAAATCCAAAGCGAAAATGTACGACAGTCAAAAAGGCCGTGTACGTTTCACAGATGTTGCCGGAGCAGATGAAGAGAAACAAGAACTCATTGAAATTGTTGACTTCTTGAAAGATAACAAGAAATTCAAACAAATGGGTTCACGTATTCCGAAAGGTGTCTTATTAGTAGGGCCACCAGGTACAGGTAAAACATTGCTTGCACGTGCAGTAGCGGGTGAAGCAGGTGTACCGTTCTTCTCGATTAGTGGTTCGGACTTTGTTGAAATGTTTGTCGGTGTCGGTGCGAGCCGTGTTCGTGACTTATTCGAAAATGCGAAGAAAAATGCGCCGTGTATCATTTTTATAGATGAAATCGATGCAGTGGGTCGTCAACGTGGAGCAGGTGTTGGCGGTGGTCATGATGAACGTGAACAAACATTAAACCAACTTCTTGTAGAGATGGATGGTTTTGGTGAAAATGAAGGTATCATTATGATTGCGGCGACAAACCGTCCTGACATTTTAGACCCTGCGTTATTACGTCCAGGCCGTTTTGACCGTCAAATTCAAGTCGGACGTCCAGATGTCACAGGTCGTGAAGCAATTTTACATGTTCACGCTAAAAACAAACCTTTAGACGAAACAGTAGACCTTAAAGCGATTGCGCAACGTACGCCGGGCTTCTCTGGGGCCGATTTAGAAAACTTACTCAACGAAGCGTCATTAATTGCGGCGCGTAGTGGTAAGAAAAAAATTGATATGCGTGATATCGAAGAGGCTACAGACCGCGTCATTGCAGGTCCAGCTAAAAAATCGCGTGTTATTTCTGAAAAAGAGCGTAATATCGTTGCCCACCATGAAGCAGGACATACAATTATCGGTATGGTCCTTGATGAAGCTGAAGTGGTGCACAAAGTAACAATCGTGCCACGTGGTCAAGCAGGTGGTTACGCAATGATGTTACCTAAACAAGACCGCTTCTTGATGACTGAACCAGAATTACTCGATAAGATTTGTGGTTTACTCGGTGGACGTGTCGCTGAAGATATTATCTTTAACGAAGTCTCAACAGGTGCGTCAAACGACTTTGAACGTGCTACACAAATCGCGCGTGAAATGGTTACGAAATACGGTATGAGTAAAAAACTTGGTACTGTACAATTCTCACATGGCGGCGGACAAGTCTTCTTAGGTAAAGACATGTCTGGTGAACCTGAATATTCAGGTCAAATCGCATTTGAAATTGACAAAGAAGTACAACGCATCATTAAAGAACAATATGAACGTTGTAAACAAATCTTGTTAGATCACGAATCACAATTAAAATTAATCGCTAAAACGTTATTAACTGAAGAAACATTGGTTGCAGAACAAATTCAATCATTATTCCATGAAGGACATTTACCAGAAGTGAATTATGATGATGCAAAAGTCGTTAACCATTCTGAAAATAAAGCGTTTGACGAAGGGAAATATGGTAAGTCTTATGATGACATTCGTCGCGAACAAGAAGAATTGACAGAACGCGCTAACCGTGGTCAATCAGAACGTCGCAATGAAGACGATACAACAAGTGAAACTGATTCGAAAGACAGTGAAGACACACAACAAAATGACAATGGCGATACAACAGGTTATGAACAAGAGCCGAACATTGATTCTCCAGGCAAGGATCAACCGCCACGTCAATAA
- the hpt gene encoding hypoxanthine phosphoribosyltransferase — MKNDVKEVLLTEDDIQEICRTLGETITADYQGKDLFCVGILKGSVLFMTDLIKYIDLPLAIDFMDVSSYHGGTESTGEVQILKDLSSSIENKDILIIEDILETGTTLKSIIELLQSRRVNSLEIVTLLDKPNRRKADIEAKYVGKKIPDEFVIGYGLDYQEKYRNLPYIGTLKPEVYAK, encoded by the coding sequence ATGAAAAATGATGTAAAAGAAGTGTTATTAACGGAGGATGACATTCAAGAGATTTGTCGCACATTAGGTGAAACAATCACAGCAGATTATCAAGGGAAAGATCTGTTTTGTGTCGGTATTTTAAAAGGATCTGTGTTATTTATGACAGACTTAATTAAATATATCGATTTGCCACTTGCGATTGATTTTATGGATGTGTCAAGTTATCACGGTGGTACGGAATCGACAGGTGAAGTACAAATTTTAAAAGACTTAAGTTCATCAATTGAAAATAAAGATATTTTAATCATTGAAGATATTCTTGAAACGGGTACGACATTAAAATCAATCATAGAATTATTACAATCTCGTCGTGTGAACTCATTAGAAATTGTGACATTACTTGATAAACCGAACCGTCGTAAAGCGGATATTGAAGCGAAATATGTCGGCAAAAAAATTCCTGATGAGTTTGTGATTGGTTATGGTTTAGACTATCAAGAAAAGTATCGTAACTTACCTTATATTGGTACGCTAAAACCTGAAGTGTACGCAAAATAA
- the tilS gene encoding tRNA lysidine(34) synthetase TilS, producing the protein MQQNWKATDHIAVAVSTGIDSMVLLHQLLHDEALTYRQLTCLHVHHGLREASEQEAVFIQHYCEQHDIPFYMKRLDLSDAMAEGRSIQNDAREMRYQWFDTMMQRLNADGLLTAHHEDDQVETIFYRLFTGRSTRSPLGMSTIEVRNGYRVFRPLLNTPKHVIRAYQQQYDVPYFEDTSNASNTYVRNDIRNRILPKIDENAQLQSQQLLKLKAWHDEAFMLMQREVDDFIERFVTINAHSFTVSRNAFNALTQHVKMLTLDTLLQQFEDTVTISEHAYADWFQKLASPVVQTQLMHTNQWHADIVYDKLVIMAPMQKSLDTYNLRVAEAGTYRFGRYDVQITDMTDMPGSELRIRSRQPGDRIVRHDGHHKKVSRLMIDAKVPAYLRTQIPIIETTHGDILAVGTLYIQQQYQDVIKIQFMGDDIHEK; encoded by the coding sequence ATGCAACAAAATTGGAAAGCGACAGATCATATAGCCGTTGCTGTTTCGACAGGAATCGATAGTATGGTACTGCTGCATCAATTGCTACATGATGAGGCGTTAACGTATCGCCAATTGACTTGTTTACACGTACATCATGGTTTGAGAGAGGCTTCAGAGCAAGAGGCAGTGTTTATTCAACATTACTGTGAACAGCATGACATTCCGTTCTATATGAAACGATTGGACTTGTCGGATGCAATGGCAGAAGGACGAAGTATTCAAAATGATGCAAGAGAGATGCGTTATCAATGGTTTGATACGATGATGCAACGATTGAACGCGGATGGTTTGCTCACTGCGCACCACGAGGATGATCAAGTGGAAACGATTTTTTATCGGTTGTTTACTGGGAGAAGTACACGCAGTCCACTCGGTATGTCAACCATTGAAGTGCGTAACGGATATCGTGTGTTCAGACCGTTGTTAAATACACCGAAGCATGTCATTCGAGCGTATCAACAGCAATATGATGTTCCTTATTTTGAAGATACGTCGAATGCGAGCAATACCTATGTCCGTAATGATATTCGTAATCGTATTTTGCCGAAAATTGACGAGAATGCACAGCTACAGTCGCAACAATTGTTAAAGCTTAAAGCGTGGCATGACGAAGCGTTCATGTTGATGCAACGTGAAGTGGACGACTTTATCGAGCGATTTGTGACAATAAACGCACATTCTTTTACTGTATCAAGAAACGCTTTTAACGCCTTGACGCAGCATGTTAAAATGTTAACCTTAGATACATTGTTGCAACAATTTGAGGATACCGTTACGATAAGTGAGCATGCATATGCAGATTGGTTTCAAAAATTAGCCAGTCCAGTCGTACAAACACAACTGATGCACACAAACCAATGGCATGCTGATATCGTGTATGATAAATTAGTAATAATGGCGCCAATGCAAAAAAGCTTAGATACATATAATTTACGAGTGGCTGAAGCGGGAACGTATCGCTTTGGTCGTTATGACGTTCAGATTACTGACATGACTGATATGCCCGGTTCAGAATTGCGCATTCGTTCTCGTCAACCCGGTGACCGCATTGTACGACATGACGGACATCATAAAAAAGTATCGCGGCTGATGATTGATGCGAAAGTTCCTGCATATTTGAGAACACAAATACCGATCATCGAAACGACGCATGGAGACATTTTAGCTGTAGGCACGTTGTATATTCAGCAACAATATCAAGATGTAATTAAGATTCAATTTATGGGAGATGACATACATGAAAAATGA
- a CDS encoding S1 domain-containing RNA-binding protein gives MSIEVGSKVKGKVTGIKKFGAFVELPEGKSGLVHISEVADNYVENVEDHLSVGDEVEVKVLSIAEDGKISLSIKKAKDRPRKQRPAQKPEDFEKKLSNFLKDSEDKLTSIKRQTESRRGGRGSRR, from the coding sequence ATGTCAATCGAAGTAGGAAGTAAGGTAAAAGGTAAAGTCACTGGTATCAAAAAATTTGGTGCATTTGTGGAGTTGCCTGAAGGTAAAAGTGGGTTAGTTCATATTAGTGAAGTAGCAGACAACTATGTAGAAAATGTTGAAGACCATTTGTCAGTTGGTGATGAAGTAGAAGTGAAAGTACTATCTATAGCGGAAGATGGTAAAATAAGCTTATCGATTAAAAAAGCAAAAGATCGCCCACGTAAACAAAGACCGGCGCAAAAACCGGAAGACTTTGAGAAAAAGCTATCTAACTTTTTAAAAGATAGTGAAGATAAACTTACTTCTATTAAGCGTCAAACGGAATCAAGACGTGGTGGCAGAGGCTCACGTCGTTAA
- a CDS encoding FtsB family cell division protein, translating to MAQKIQNIGNQYTSQKNAKKQRHERRKKVVKKRISVFGGILLAIIIVLLIMLMAQVKGNHEASVERQKKEAQYQKLQDQEIELKEQLNNLNDEAYVEKIARDEYYLSNDGEIIFKLPEDAKNDKQSDKK from the coding sequence ATGGCCCAAAAAATTCAAAATATCGGCAACCAATATACAAGCCAAAAAAATGCTAAAAAGCAGCGACATGAACGCCGGAAAAAAGTTGTAAAAAAGCGCATTTCTGTTTTCGGAGGGATATTGTTAGCCATCATTATTGTGCTATTAATTATGTTGATGGCACAAGTGAAAGGGAACCACGAAGCTTCAGTAGAACGCCAAAAGAAAGAAGCGCAATATCAAAAGTTACAAGATCAAGAAATTGAATTAAAAGAACAACTGAACAATCTCAATGATGAAGCGTATGTCGAAAAAATCGCGAGAGATGAGTACTACTTAAGTAATGATGGTGAAATTATTTTTAAATTGCCAGAAGACGCCAAGAACGATAAGCAGTCCGATAAAAAGTAG
- a CDS encoding RNA-binding S4 domain-containing protein has protein sequence MRLDKYLKVSRLIKRRTLAKELSDQGRVAVNGNTAKAGTDVKIDDELVIQFGQKIVTVKVTGLNEHATKENAKGMFELVKEERIQ, from the coding sequence ATGAGACTCGATAAGTATTTAAAAGTTTCACGATTAATTAAACGTCGTACACTCGCTAAAGAACTGAGTGATCAAGGTCGTGTTGCAGTGAATGGGAACACTGCCAAAGCGGGTACAGACGTGAAAATAGATGATGAGTTAGTGATTCAATTTGGTCAAAAAATCGTTACGGTTAAAGTCACAGGATTAAATGAGCATGCGACAAAAGAAAATGCTAAAGGGATGTTCGAACTCGTTAAAGAAGAGCGCATTCAGTAA